In Daphnia pulicaria isolate SC F1-1A chromosome 9, SC_F0-13Bv2, whole genome shotgun sequence, a single genomic region encodes these proteins:
- the LOC124313305 gene encoding extensin-2-like has protein sequence MVKFTIALVSLMIASTVATTASDQYSYKRGSYSYDDSSISDTAHKAPTYGYDKKSNNSYQPSTEYNKKSSYGYPWKPIYGYQAASYGYDKKPSYEYSPPSYGYDKKPSYEYSPPSYGYDKKHSYEYQPSSYGYSKKPSYEYSPPSYGYDKKPGYEYQQTPYGYGKAASYEYSPPSYGYDKKPSYEYQPSYGYQHQKSRYEYSRPSTYGYEAKPSYEYQQPYGYNKKPESYEYSPSSYGYEKYEKPKSYGTVYSAASY, from the coding sequence ATTGCTTTGGTTTCCCTGATGATAGCCAGTACGGTTGCCACTACGGCCAGCGACCAATATTCTTACAAGAGAGGAAGCTACAGTTACGATGATTCCTCAATTTCTGATACGGCCCACAAGGCACCCACTTACGGTTACGATAAGAAATCCAACAATAGCTACCAACCTTCTACTGAATACAACAAGAAATCAAGCTACGGTTATCCCTGGAAACCTATCTATGGCTATCAAGCAGCTTCTTACGGTTACGACAAGAAACCTAGCTACGAGTACAGCCCTCCGTCTTATGGTTACGACAAGAAACCAAGCTACGAGTACAGTCCCCCGTCTTACGGTTACGACAAGAAACATAGCTATGAATACCAACCTTCTTCTTACGGCTATAGTAAGAAACCGAGCTACGAGTACAGCCCACCTTCTTACGGATACGACAAGAAACCTGGCTATGAATACCAACAAACTCCTTATGGTTATGGTAAGGCAGCTAGCTACGAATACAGCCCTCCATCTTACGGTTACGACAAGAAGCCTAGCTACGAATACCAACCTTCTTATGGATACCAGCACCAAAAGTCAAGATACGAATACAGTCGTCCCTCTACTTACGGCTACGAAGCCAAGCCCAGCTACGAATACCAGCAGCCTTACGGTTACAATAAGAAACCAGAAAGCTACGAATACAGCCCTTCGTCTTACGGATACGAAAAATACGAGAAACCCAAATCTTATG